The following proteins come from a genomic window of Diorhabda carinulata isolate Delta chromosome X, icDioCari1.1, whole genome shotgun sequence:
- the LOC130900385 gene encoding uncharacterized protein LOC130900385 — MLSFSLLFCVALAISNAKPVSDDLQKMQESHEACLKEIGIEKVDLHKVLESKIPEEVLEKYSFCYGKKFGYIGGDNKIDLIVAKDQFEKIIPGTTEQFMKACIPEGEVTEKKALEIQRCIVNKTKELSKQ, encoded by the exons atgttgagttttagtttattattttgtgtTGCTCTGGCTATAAGTAACGCTAag CCTGTTTCAGATGACTTACAAAAGATGCAAGAGAGTCACGAGGCATGCTTGAAGGAAATAGGGatagaaaaagttgatttgCATAAAGTTTTAGAATCAAAAATACCCGAAGAGGTCCTCGAAAAGTATTCCTTCTGCTACGGTAAAAAATTTGGTTACATCGGAGGAGATAATAAAATTGACTTAATTGTGGCCAAAGACCAATTCGAAAAAATCATACCTGGTACAACAGAACAATTCATGAAGGCGTGCATCCCCGAAGGAGAAGTAACTGAAAAAAAGGCGTTGGAAATACAAAGATGTATAGTTAATAAAACTAAAGAgctttcaaaacaataa
- the LOC130900384 gene encoding glutamine-dependent NAD(+) synthetase has product MGRRVTVAASTLNQWALDFEGNLDRILQSILEAKELGATFRTGPELEISGYSCEDHFYESDTFLHSWEVLHELLNAPLCKDILIDVGMPIMHKNVSYNCRVIFLNKKILLIKPKKILCDSGNYRESRWFASWKKTRCTEDFYLPRMITNITGQRIVPIGDAVISTLDTCIGFEICEELWCSSSSHIPMSLDGVEIICNGSGSHTELRKGYVIADLVKSATMKCGGCYIYSNLRGCDGQRVYFEGVSCISLNGKLLSRAKQFSLSEVEVIASTIDLEDIRSYRNNQRSNANLASSSSSYPRIVVDYSLSSEYDVILPIAQPIVWNFLQPEEEIAQGPACWLWDYLRRSGQGGFFLPLSGGVDSSSSAVIVYSMCNLIMEAIHQGGDQKVLSDLRRILASPEYTPENAQELCNKLLVTCYMGSENSSKETKIRADTLATSIGSYHMSITIDRAVSSCIEIFTHVTNMIPKFSVNGGCPRQNLALQNIQARIRMVLSYLFAQLMLWTRGRPGGLLVLGSANVDESLRGYMTKYDCSSADINPIGGISKTDLKRFMNYAKSEFKLPILKEIINAPPTAELEPLKQGTITQTDEQDMGMTYEELSQYGRLRKIESCGPYSMYCKLIHTWSEKHTPKQVAEKVKHFFRCYAINRHKMTVITPSYHAESYSPEDNRFDLRPFLYRANWSWQFRAIDKHVEYTNNIKRANSSESSNSLKSKKSNDAFGKIRTGVTV; this is encoded by the exons ATGGGCAGAAGGGTAACAGTTGCGGCCTCAACTTTAAATCAATGGGCATTAGATTTCGAAGGAAATCTCGATCGTATTTTACAATCTATTTTAGAGGCTAAAGAACTAGGAGCGACATTTAGAACAGGACCAGAATTAGAAATAAG TGGATACAGTTGTGAGGACCATTTCTATGAAAGTGATACGTTTCTTCATTCGTGGGAAGTATTACATGAACTTTTAAACGCACCATTGTGCAAAGACATTCTCATTGATGTCGGTATGCCAATAATGCATAAAAACGTTTCTTATAACTGTagagttatatttttaaataaaaaaattttgcttaTCAAGCCCAAAAAAATTCTCTGTGATAGTGGAAATTATAGAGAAAGTAGATGGTTCGCCAGCTGGAAGAAG acCAGATGTACGGAAGATTTCTATCTTCCCAGAATGATTACAAATATTACGGGTCAACGAATTGTACCAATTGGTGATGCAGTAATTTCCACATTGGACACTTGTATAG GTTTTGAAATATGTGAAGAACTATGGTGTTCTAGTAGTTCTCACATTCCCATGTCTCTTGATGGTGTTGAAATAATATGTAACGGTTCTGGTAGCCACACTGAATTGAGGAAAGGTTATGTGATAGCGGATCTGGTTAAAAGCGCTACTATGAAATGCGGGGGTTGTTACATTTATAGCAATTTGAGAGGATGTGATGGACAGAGAGTTTATTTCGAGGGTGTATCATGCATTTCACTCAATGGGAAGTTATTGAGTAGAGCGAAACAATTCTCACTTAGCGAAGTt gaagTTATTGCTTCTACTATAGACCTAGAAGATATTAGATCGTATAGGAACAATCAAAGATCTAATGCTAATTTAGCTTCTTCTAGCTCTAGTTATCCTAGAATAGTCGTAGATTATTCTCTATCATCGGAATACGATGTTATACTTCCAATTGCACAACCGATTGTTTGGAATTTTCTTCAACCGGAAGAGGAAATTGCTCAG GGACCTGCGTGTTGGTTATGGGATTATCTCAGGAGATCTGGACAAGGTGGTTTCTTTTTGCCATTAAGCGGTGGTGTCGATTCTTCCAGTTCTGCCGTGATCGTTTATTCCATGTGTAATCTTATAATGGAAGCTATTCATCAAGGAGGAG ATCAAAAAGTATTATCAGACTTACGACGAATATTGGCAAGTCCTGAATATACCCCTGAAAATGCGCAAGAATTATGCAATAAACTATTAGTTACTTGTTACATGGGAAGTGAAAATTCATCTAAAGAAACAAAGATAAGAGCTGATACTTTGGCGACATCTATAGGAAG TTATCATATGAGTATTACAATAGATAGAGCCGTTTCATCTTGCATAGAGATATTTACTCATGTAACTAACATGATCCCAAAGTTTTCTGTAAACGGTGGTTGCCCGAGACAAAATCTCGCATTGCAAAACATCCAAGCCAGAATTCGCATGGTACTTTCTTATCTGTTCGCTCAATTGATGCTTTGGACGAGAGGGCGACCTGGAGGACTTCTGGTTTTAGGTAGTGCTAATGTTGACGAATCTCTTAGAGGTTATATGACGAAATACGATTGCTCCAGTGCTGATATCAACCCCATAGGTGGTATTTCAAAAACGGATTTGAAGCG ATTTATGAATTACGCCAAAAGCGAATTCAAACTTCCGATTTTGAAAGAAATCATTAATGCCCCACCTACTGCCGAATTGGAGCCTTTGAAACAAGGTACTATTACTCAAACTGACGAACAAGATATGGGTATGACTTACGAAGAATTGAGCCAATATGGTAGATTGAGGAAAATCGAAAGTTGCGGACCTTATTCTATGTATTGTAAATTAATTCACACTTGGTCTGAAAAGCATACTCCTAAACAAGTAGCAGAGAaagttaaacatttttttag GTGTTATGCGATAAATAGACATAAGATGACAGTAATCACACCATCTTATCACGCTGAATCCTACAGCCCGGAAGATAACAGATTTGATTTACGACCATTTTTATACAGGGCGAATTGGTCATGGCAGTTTCGCGCCATCGATAAACAC gtcGAATACACCAATAACATTAAGAGGGCGAACTCCTCCGAGTCTTCTAATAGtttaaaatccaaaaaaagtaaCGATGCTTTCGGTAAAATTCGAACCGGAGTTACTGTTTAA